A part of Carettochelys insculpta isolate YL-2023 chromosome 1, ASM3395843v1, whole genome shotgun sequence genomic DNA contains:
- the RPL31 gene encoding large ribosomal subunit protein eL31, protein MAPAKKGGEKKKGRSAINEVVTREYTINIHKRIHGVGFKKRAPRALKEIRKFAMKEMGTPDVRIDTRLNKAVWAKGIRNVPYRIRVRLSRKRNEDEDSPNKLYTLVTYVPVTTFKSLQTVNVDEN, encoded by the exons ATGGCTCCAGCAAAGAAAGGTGGAGAAAAGAAGAAGGGGAGATCTGCTATCAATGAGGTGGTGACCAGGGAATATACCATCAACATTCACAAACGGATCCATGGAGT GGGTTTCAAGAAACGTGCACCCCGTGCTCTCAAGGAGATCCGGAAATTTGCAATGAAGGAGATGGGTACTCCTGATGTACGCATTGACACCAGATTGAACAAAGCAGTATGGGCCAAAGGGATAAG GAATGTTCCCTACCGCATCCGTGTACGTTTATCCAGAAAACGCAATGAAGATGAAGATTCGCCCAACAAACTATACACACTGGTTACCTATGTACCAGTCACCACTTTCAAAA GTCTACAGACAGTCAATGTGGATGAAAACTAA